From a region of the Neobacillus niacini genome:
- a CDS encoding DUF1516 family protein: protein MTHAHLTSLVLSLILLIIIAVLQNKGKNIKIWHMVLRATYILIIVTGGMLFFAAYSIPLSYYLKAILGIVMIGLIEMVIVRKQKGKKTDVIWIAFSLVLIILFALGFTLPMGFDLLK from the coding sequence ATGACACACGCACACTTAACATCTCTCGTATTATCACTAATTTTACTAATCATCATTGCTGTTCTTCAAAACAAAGGAAAAAATATTAAAATATGGCATATGGTTCTGCGAGCTACATACATACTTATTATCGTAACCGGAGGTATGCTCTTCTTTGCAGCCTATTCCATTCCGTTATCATACTATTTAAAAGCAATTCTCGGTATAGTCATGATTGGTCTAATTGAAATGGTAATCGTCCGGAAACAAAAAGGAAAGAAAACAGATGTAATCTGGATTGCATTTTCTCTCGTTCTCATAATCCTTTTTGCTCTAGGTTTTACACTCCCAATGGGATTTGATTTATTAAAATAA
- a CDS encoding 2-isopropylmalate synthase, whose amino-acid sequence MKNVEKYSRGYFMPPVKSLKWTEKEYITEAPTWCSVDLRDGNQALVVPMSLEEKLEYFQLLLEVGFKEIEVGFPAASETEFQFLRTLIEQDLIPDDVTVQVLTQSREAIIKKTFEALEGVNKAVVHLYNSTSVAQREQVFKKSNEEIIDIAVTGAKLLKKYAAETQGNFQFQYSPESFTGTEMEFALEVCNTVLDIWQPTADNKVIINLPATVSMSMPHVYASQIEFMGDHLNYRDNVILSLHPHNDRGTGVADAELGLLAGAQRVEGTLFGNGERTGNVDIVTLALNMYSHGVNPHLNFENIREIREKYEELTKMNVHERHPYGGDLVFTAFSGSHQDAIAKGMKWREDEERQYWTVPYLLIDPKDIGREYEGDIIRINSQSGKGGIGYLLQQHYGLDMPAKMRENFGYKVKDESDKMHKEIMPNEIYDIFNKEYVNISAPLAFNNYRPTQGDHYETIVSIRIDNEVHEFTGVGNGRLDAISNVLQTQLEIQYKDLVYKEHALEIGSKSNAVSYVGITGMDGTVYWGCGIDPDIMTSSVKALFSAVNNMVTTLNAPIGKGFSLNKRR is encoded by the coding sequence ATGAAAAATGTTGAAAAGTATTCAAGAGGTTATTTTATGCCCCCTGTCAAAAGCTTGAAATGGACAGAGAAGGAGTACATAACGGAGGCTCCTACTTGGTGTAGTGTGGATTTACGAGATGGAAATCAAGCTTTAGTTGTTCCTATGAGTCTGGAAGAGAAATTAGAATATTTTCAGTTGCTGTTGGAAGTAGGTTTCAAGGAAATCGAAGTTGGCTTTCCCGCTGCGTCCGAAACAGAATTTCAGTTTTTACGTACATTGATTGAACAGGATTTGATTCCAGATGATGTTACCGTCCAAGTGTTAACACAGTCTAGAGAAGCGATTATTAAAAAGACTTTTGAAGCGCTGGAAGGTGTGAACAAAGCTGTGGTTCACCTATATAATTCTACCTCAGTAGCACAGCGTGAGCAGGTATTTAAAAAATCAAATGAAGAAATCATCGATATTGCCGTAACCGGTGCGAAATTGCTTAAGAAGTATGCAGCTGAAACACAAGGGAACTTCCAGTTCCAGTATTCACCTGAAAGCTTTACGGGTACAGAGATGGAGTTTGCGCTTGAAGTTTGTAACACTGTACTGGATATTTGGCAGCCTACTGCAGACAACAAGGTGATTATTAATCTTCCAGCGACTGTGTCCATGTCAATGCCTCACGTTTACGCGAGCCAAATAGAATTTATGGGAGATCACCTAAATTACCGGGACAATGTCATCCTTTCACTGCACCCACACAATGACAGAGGAACGGGGGTTGCTGATGCAGAACTGGGTTTGCTTGCTGGAGCTCAGAGGGTGGAAGGTACACTGTTTGGAAATGGTGAAAGAACAGGTAACGTAGACATCGTGACACTTGCATTAAACATGTATTCCCATGGGGTGAACCCACATCTTAATTTTGAGAATATCCGTGAAATTAGAGAAAAGTATGAAGAACTGACAAAAATGAATGTTCATGAAAGACATCCATATGGGGGTGACCTTGTCTTTACTGCATTCTCAGGCTCTCATCAGGATGCCATTGCCAAGGGAATGAAATGGCGTGAGGATGAAGAACGTCAATATTGGACAGTACCTTATCTTTTAATTGATCCGAAGGATATTGGCAGAGAGTATGAAGGTGATATTATCCGTATTAACAGCCAATCTGGTAAAGGGGGTATCGGTTATCTGCTTCAGCAGCATTATGGACTTGATATGCCTGCAAAAATGCGTGAAAACTTCGGATATAAGGTGAAAGATGAATCAGACAAAATGCACAAGGAAATTATGCCTAATGAGATCTATGACATATTCAATAAAGAATATGTGAATATTAGTGCTCCGCTTGCGTTTAACAATTACCGTCCTACCCAAGGCGATCATTACGAAACGATTGTATCAATTCGTATAGATAACGAAGTGCATGAATTTACGGGTGTCGGGAATGGAAGACTTGACGCCATCAGCAACGTTCTTCAAACCCAATTGGAAATCCAGTATAAGGATTTGGTCTATAAGGAGCACGCCCTAGAAATAGGCTCCAAATCCAACGCTGTTTCCTATGTGGGTATTACTGGTATGGATGGTACTGTCTATTGGGGCTGTGGAATTGACCCTGATATTATGACATCCTCTGTAAAAGCATTGTTTAGTGCCGTTAACAACATGGTAACTACTCTCAATGCACCAATTGGAAAAGGTTTCTCTCTAAATAAAAGAAGATAA
- a CDS encoding GNAT family N-acetyltransferase: MKIVELQKGNEFLEEGIEVFWNVWGTEENYKFYEDCILHSAETPEDLPRFYVAIVNGSIIGTYAILRNDINSRQDLCPWLACLFVDKEYRGQEIGAKLLEHGLSEAAKKGYKKLYLTTDLEKYYEKYGWEHNGIAYGPSGGHLKIYQKSTSI; encoded by the coding sequence ATGAAAATTGTTGAGCTTCAAAAGGGGAATGAATTTTTGGAGGAAGGGATTGAGGTTTTTTGGAACGTTTGGGGAACGGAAGAAAATTATAAGTTTTACGAGGATTGTATTCTTCATTCCGCTGAAACTCCAGAAGACCTTCCAAGATTCTATGTTGCAATAGTGAATGGAAGCATTATTGGCACGTATGCCATCTTGCGAAATGATATTAATAGCCGCCAGGATCTATGCCCATGGCTTGCATGCCTATTCGTTGATAAAGAATACCGGGGGCAAGAAATCGGTGCGAAGCTTTTGGAACACGGTTTGAGTGAGGCTGCCAAAAAAGGGTATAAGAAGCTTTATTTGACTACCGATTTGGAAAAATATTATGAAAAATATGGATGGGAACATAACGGAATTGCCTATGGTCCAAGCGGCGGTCATTTGAAAATTTATCAAAAAAGTACCAGTATTTAA
- a CDS encoding NADPH-dependent oxidoreductase: MKKEEQQLNQVVETMMAHRSIRKYANQPVSNEDLDKIIRSTQAAPSWVNGQHVTIISIQDPERRKKMAELAGNQKHIIEAPVFLVFCADFHRIKVACEMEGIEFRAAVNPDLLLVGTVDVGIALGNAITAAESLGLGTVPIGGIRRSPLEYIELLNLPEYVIPVSGLCIGYPSETPDLVPRLPKEAIYHEEKYKENVHEEIEKFNQIHLEATKGRQSGGSTWTQRMANFYKDPFYINDGYKHVGKMLKQQGFTKREK, encoded by the coding sequence ATGAAAAAAGAAGAACAACAACTGAACCAGGTAGTTGAAACCATGATGGCACATCGCTCAATTAGGAAATACGCTAATCAACCAGTTTCAAATGAAGATTTGGATAAGATTATTCGTTCTACCCAAGCAGCCCCCTCCTGGGTAAACGGTCAACACGTTACCATAATTTCCATTCAAGATCCTGAGCGAAGAAAGAAAATGGCGGAGCTTGCAGGCAACCAAAAGCATATTATTGAAGCACCCGTTTTTCTGGTGTTTTGTGCAGATTTCCACCGTATCAAGGTAGCTTGTGAAATGGAAGGAATCGAGTTCAGGGCTGCTGTCAATCCTGATTTATTACTAGTTGGAACAGTAGACGTTGGTATTGCGCTAGGAAATGCCATAACTGCTGCGGAATCATTAGGTTTAGGGACAGTGCCAATTGGGGGAATACGGAGAAGTCCACTAGAATACATTGAACTGCTGAATTTGCCAGAGTATGTCATTCCAGTTTCAGGCTTATGTATTGGCTATCCAAGTGAAACTCCGGATTTGGTACCGCGATTACCAAAGGAAGCTATCTATCATGAAGAAAAATACAAAGAGAATGTACATGAAGAAATCGAAAAGTTTAATCAAATTCATCTTGAAGCAACGAAAGGAAGACAAAGCGGAGGTTCTACCTGGACACAAAGAATGGCTAATTTTTATAAGGACCCATTCTATATAAATGATGGTTATAAACACGTAGGAAAAATGCTGAAACAACAAGGTTTTACAAAACGTGAAAAATAA
- a CDS encoding MFS transporter, whose protein sequence is MNKQESSYRWVVFSTVLLAYFIIISQRTAPGLITDQLMKDFHVSAAVIGLMSSFQFFAYAGFQIPVGLLSDRYGPNRFLILGTILTGIGCIIYNFSPNEYVLIFSRFLVGIGDSMIFVNLVIILSQWFKANEFVKLLGVISLFSSLGSLMATVPFSVWITFAGWRTPFLTIGIILVLLSYFLYTVLVLKPKRIFQDDFELKKKSAKKRESIWGILRRTISTRQAWATFLCHFGLVGAYVGFIGSWGVPYGIHVLDLSRSAASQLMMYGLFGAILGGPLISWITSRLGVMKKVYTVVHIITFLSWGGLVLSGVNPSFLLVVILFFLIGFGNGASALTFAVVRKSFPIEEVGVVTGFSNMGGFISAVLLPIVFGKVLDLFPQDSINIGYYYGFIIPVLFSLMGVVGALMIKEEKTEEKIVLNAL, encoded by the coding sequence ATGAACAAACAGGAAAGCAGCTATAGATGGGTTGTATTTAGTACCGTCTTATTGGCTTACTTTATCATAATAAGCCAAAGAACTGCGCCAGGACTTATAACCGACCAATTGATGAAAGATTTTCATGTTTCCGCGGCTGTTATAGGTCTTATGAGTAGTTTTCAATTTTTTGCATATGCAGGATTTCAAATTCCGGTCGGCTTATTATCAGACAGGTATGGTCCCAATCGATTTCTTATTTTGGGCACTATTCTTACGGGAATAGGCTGCATTATTTACAATTTTTCTCCAAATGAATATGTTTTGATTTTCTCCCGGTTTTTGGTTGGTATAGGAGATTCGATGATTTTTGTCAATCTGGTTATCATTTTAAGCCAGTGGTTTAAAGCAAATGAATTTGTAAAATTATTGGGTGTGATCTCGCTTTTTTCGAGTCTAGGCTCATTAATGGCTACTGTTCCATTTTCTGTGTGGATTACATTCGCGGGCTGGAGAACACCTTTTCTCACGATAGGTATCATTTTAGTATTATTATCCTATTTTCTATATACTGTTCTTGTCTTGAAACCTAAAAGAATCTTTCAGGATGATTTTGAATTAAAAAAGAAAAGTGCCAAAAAACGAGAAAGTATTTGGGGGATTCTGCGCCGGACGATTTCCACACGTCAAGCTTGGGCGACGTTTCTATGTCACTTTGGACTCGTTGGGGCATACGTAGGATTTATCGGTTCATGGGGAGTACCTTATGGAATCCATGTACTGGATTTATCCCGTTCAGCAGCAAGTCAGCTAATGATGTATGGTCTTTTTGGAGCTATTCTTGGCGGCCCTTTGATTAGCTGGATTACAAGCAGACTAGGGGTTATGAAAAAAGTTTATACCGTTGTTCACATCATTACCTTTTTAAGTTGGGGAGGATTAGTTCTGTCAGGTGTGAACCCTTCATTTTTACTAGTAGTCATTTTGTTTTTTCTCATAGGTTTTGGAAATGGTGCAAGTGCATTGACTTTTGCAGTGGTGCGGAAATCCTTTCCTATAGAAGAAGTAGGGGTTGTAACAGGATTCTCCAATATGGGAGGATTTATAAGTGCTGTTTTGTTACCGATTGTTTTCGGAAAAGTACTAGATCTTTTTCCTCAAGATTCTATCAATATTGGATATTATTACGGATTTATCATTCCAGTTCTGTTTTCTTTGATGGGAGTGGTAGGAGCCCTAATGATCAAAGAGGAAAAAACGGAAGAAAAAATCGTATTAAATGCTTTATAA
- a CDS encoding LysM peptidoglycan-binding domain-containing protein — protein MQLFYTVRPGDTLYLIARRWELPLETLIAANNLTSPNSIFVGQQLSVPPGVDVIRVKPGDTVNQISQNFGVPASVIIQANELQPPYVIQAGQLLKVPPGVPHYVVQPGDTLFQIANRFNVITGSQSNFELIMKVNNLSSTVISPGMKLIIPYAPPGDRGVIAYTSNRSGSYDIWIYNPSNGVNQQITNGLAESYSTPYWSPDSTKIAFVGKNGILDILNLVDNSITQIDQFADGLGVFLDWSPNSQEIVYTKPNGLVIYNVITHSARILNAPGPTDAQWFPSGTDLLFQQENTKGVSQLFRIKTNGTGKVQITRNTGGRLNNVRLSPDGTYALYTTPGASISIIYSVNLATGNVIEVKGGPLAKNYFPTWSPDSLSFAYSATAFENIGYFSLIRTAGRQGMNEVTRAISDCFATPVTWSPDSRKIAYLSGCKQQGSPSEIWLMDLTHPVPIQLVEGGAITALQWSPLPITTVKKTYSNSVYKVRFQYPSHWQRVNDERYEGEDGFFQISAIASDQSIEVVCQNEAFHKLNPYGTQPRIQHTNIQNQPACFIYPSEDQQVEMRNQAALIVRYPTPVVIEGTEYQYFILWADQNHIIEMSTSLTLQ, from the coding sequence ATGCAGTTATTTTACACAGTCCGTCCTGGGGATACACTTTACCTGATTGCGAGACGCTGGGAGCTCCCGTTAGAGACGCTGATTGCGGCGAATAATCTGACCTCGCCCAACTCTATTTTTGTGGGTCAGCAGCTTTCCGTTCCTCCTGGTGTAGATGTCATCCGTGTGAAACCAGGAGATACTGTTAATCAAATTTCTCAAAATTTTGGGGTTCCAGCTTCGGTTATCATCCAAGCTAATGAGCTTCAGCCCCCTTACGTAATCCAAGCTGGTCAGTTGTTGAAAGTACCACCTGGTGTCCCTCACTATGTGGTCCAGCCTGGAGATACCTTATTCCAAATCGCAAACCGTTTTAACGTAATAACTGGAAGTCAAAGCAACTTCGAGTTAATAATGAAAGTTAATAACCTGTCGTCTACCGTTATTTCACCAGGTATGAAACTCATCATTCCATACGCTCCTCCTGGTGATAGGGGTGTAATTGCTTATACCTCCAATCGAAGTGGCAGCTATGATATTTGGATTTATAATCCTAGTAACGGTGTGAACCAACAAATCACGAATGGATTAGCAGAATCTTATTCGACTCCTTATTGGTCACCTGACAGTACAAAAATCGCCTTTGTAGGAAAAAATGGAATTCTCGACATTCTTAATTTAGTTGATAACAGTATAACGCAAATAGACCAGTTTGCAGACGGATTAGGTGTTTTTCTCGATTGGTCTCCTAATAGCCAAGAGATTGTTTATACAAAACCAAATGGGTTGGTCATTTACAATGTGATTACCCATAGTGCCCGAATCCTTAATGCTCCTGGTCCAACAGACGCACAATGGTTTCCAAGCGGTACTGATTTGCTTTTTCAACAAGAAAATACCAAAGGAGTAAGCCAGCTTTTTCGCATTAAAACCAATGGAACGGGTAAAGTGCAAATCACTAGAAATACAGGTGGAAGACTTAATAATGTTCGACTTTCTCCTGACGGAACCTATGCTTTATATACAACCCCAGGTGCTAGTATCTCAATCATTTACAGTGTAAACCTGGCAACTGGAAACGTAATAGAGGTAAAAGGGGGTCCTTTAGCGAAGAATTATTTCCCAACCTGGTCACCTGATTCTTTAAGCTTCGCATATAGCGCCACTGCTTTCGAAAACATTGGCTATTTCTCGCTGATAAGAACAGCTGGAAGACAAGGGATGAACGAAGTAACAAGAGCGATTTCCGATTGCTTTGCCACCCCTGTGACTTGGTCGCCAGACAGCAGGAAAATTGCCTATCTTTCTGGATGTAAGCAACAAGGCAGTCCCAGTGAAATCTGGCTGATGGATTTAACTCATCCTGTTCCAATACAACTAGTAGAAGGTGGTGCGATCACAGCCTTACAATGGTCACCGTTACCAATTACTACCGTCAAAAAAACATACTCCAATTCAGTCTATAAAGTTCGTTTCCAATATCCATCCCATTGGCAGCGTGTAAACGATGAAAGATATGAAGGGGAAGATGGTTTCTTTCAAATTTCAGCCATAGCCTCTGATCAATCGATTGAGGTGGTTTGTCAGAATGAAGCCTTCCACAAACTGAACCCATATGGCACCCAGCCGCGCATCCAGCACACAAATATCCAGAATCAACCGGCCTGCTTCATTTACCCTTCCGAAGACCAGCAGGTGGAAATGAGAAATCAAGCAGCATTGATTGTACGTTATCCGACTCCGGTTGTAATAGAAGGAACAGAATATCAGTACTTTATTCTGTGGGCCGACCAGAACCACATCATTGAAATGAGCACTTCACTTACATTGCAATGA
- a CDS encoding AIM24 family protein: MSRYSIEEFIKQTEQKDKGEGFFELETPRMLEVNLDGQVWAKAGSMVAYHGEIKFVREGILEHGLGTALKKAFTGEGASLMKANGRGKLYLADSGKKIIILNLSNDSIYINGNDLLAFEPSIKWEIKLMKKIAGMLAGGLFNVRCQGTGMIAFTAHYEPITLRVTPGNPVITDPNATVAWSGNLMPTFQTDITLKTLLGRGSGESIQMKFEGDGFVVIQPFEEVYMKSKQNIT; the protein is encoded by the coding sequence ATGAGTAGATATTCGATTGAAGAATTCATTAAACAAACAGAGCAGAAAGATAAAGGCGAAGGTTTTTTTGAATTGGAGACGCCACGGATGTTGGAGGTAAACTTAGACGGACAGGTTTGGGCAAAGGCGGGATCCATGGTTGCGTATCACGGTGAAATCAAGTTTGTCCGTGAAGGAATATTAGAGCATGGTCTCGGGACTGCATTAAAAAAGGCATTTACGGGAGAAGGCGCTTCTTTAATGAAGGCCAATGGGAGAGGAAAATTATATCTTGCGGATAGCGGAAAGAAAATTATTATCCTCAATTTAAGTAATGATTCTATTTATATTAACGGGAACGATCTATTAGCCTTTGAACCTAGTATTAAATGGGAAATTAAATTAATGAAAAAAATTGCTGGAATGCTTGCTGGTGGGTTATTCAACGTTCGCTGTCAAGGAACTGGGATGATTGCCTTTACGGCGCATTATGAACCAATCACATTAAGAGTAACACCAGGAAACCCTGTCATTACGGATCCAAATGCAACCGTCGCCTGGTCTGGTAATCTGATGCCAACCTTTCAAACGGATATTACGTTAAAAACATTGCTAGGAAGAGGCAGCGGTGAGTCGATTCAAATGAAATTTGAAGGTGACGGCTTTGTGGTGATTCAGCCTTTTGAAGAGGTCTACATGAAGTCCAAGCAAAATATTACATAA
- a CDS encoding WxcM-like domain-containing protein has protein sequence MENWYELIHFQTFGDKRGSLKKLLMISQLKDVEKIEEIYVLFSNQGSVRGNHYHKETLEYFSVISGKARVALKNLNTGAFEEIIISANNNVILKVPPYVVHAFKNEEEEPFIMLAISSKEYNKNDTDTFPMTII, from the coding sequence ATGGAGAATTGGTATGAATTGATTCACTTTCAAACTTTTGGAGATAAACGCGGAAGCCTTAAGAAGTTGTTAATGATAAGTCAACTTAAAGACGTTGAAAAAATTGAAGAGATATACGTTCTCTTTTCTAATCAGGGAAGTGTCAGGGGAAATCACTATCATAAGGAAACATTAGAATATTTTTCTGTAATAAGCGGTAAAGCGAGAGTGGCATTAAAGAATTTGAATACAGGTGCCTTTGAAGAAATCATCATATCAGCAAATAATAATGTTATCCTCAAAGTTCCACCCTACGTAGTGCATGCTTTTAAAAATGAAGAAGAGGAACCGTTTATTATGCTTGCTATATCCTCAAAAGAATACAATAAAAATGATACTGATACATTCCCAATGACAATCATTTAA
- a CDS encoding vWA domain-containing protein — MIAKYKHLVIMHVLVIFFFSIFASTAGAKTHSTIPKNKIVALVYDDSGSMWEQSGNVPIDNWKYANYALQSFVSLLEKQDQLRVVSMSSPTIPEPIELDERLRQHEIDQIRTWTGKRNTPLESLQTAINELDKAVDSNKNSDFWLIVLTDGIFNELNDLEQKLSAAQIEENKNTLFTSLRVLKEKMDQNGASFHSTLIPIESYLSTEELEIMADFKRQWTESSAGNVLVSNGEQDIIQRINEVAALMTNRDPSEEEKFDIHPVWDGNQLVLESPFPLRRITLIEQSAEENASFKEFYINNQRIEQGMEGPYKVFTPDDPAKLHPPIQGTFTHFKNVNGDGVVDRGTYKIVFEKPLLEEQQESIKILAEPAIDFRVNFKKATGEENPEFFFVGSKMVLETTLLKSESNDEEIDLRAIDVKSLFEVEAEIDGEKLPLKYDPKINKFIGDFALPQKEKISVNVKINIKGFYQKVKESSIQINPTRKLSLVANTDTWSSSLDKLNDAAPFVITPMVNGEEMTSEELKKVFKQLKIETPSHIKIEKEQKGNQILIYPKSLTPIFRTSVGDVPLHVTLPGQYPNEIAEETFTLNIEDISLFKKYGKDAIKALIWLAILVYIIGIIIKPRFDKNHISLEYKQSRKRERLRDARGMTENFYTNWVNRWLVPYLAEKKSIGDLTFKADRKKDRVWLVKESQDPNLIVRHEKLEGRSKKADLQIYHNDEIQIERSNDYSIYIFKSH; from the coding sequence ATGATAGCTAAGTATAAACACCTTGTAATCATGCACGTCTTGGTTATTTTTTTCTTTAGCATTTTCGCTTCAACAGCGGGAGCGAAAACTCATTCCACTATTCCTAAAAATAAAATTGTTGCTCTTGTATATGATGATTCTGGCAGTATGTGGGAACAGTCTGGAAATGTTCCGATTGATAATTGGAAGTATGCGAATTACGCTCTTCAAAGCTTTGTTTCTCTTTTAGAAAAACAAGATCAGTTAAGAGTTGTTTCTATGAGCTCACCGACCATACCGGAGCCGATTGAATTAGATGAAAGACTTCGACAGCATGAAATTGATCAAATTCGAACCTGGACCGGGAAAAGAAATACTCCGCTAGAATCTTTACAAACCGCGATTAATGAATTGGATAAAGCTGTGGACAGCAATAAAAACTCTGATTTCTGGTTAATCGTTCTTACCGATGGGATTTTTAATGAACTTAACGATCTTGAACAAAAGCTTTCAGCCGCACAAATTGAAGAGAACAAGAATACCCTTTTTACTAGTTTGAGGGTACTAAAGGAGAAAATGGACCAAAACGGTGCTAGTTTTCACAGTACCTTGATTCCCATTGAATCCTATTTGAGCACAGAAGAGCTAGAGATTATGGCTGATTTTAAACGACAATGGACCGAAAGTTCAGCTGGAAATGTGCTAGTGAGCAATGGAGAGCAAGATATCATACAACGCATTAACGAGGTTGCAGCTCTCATGACCAATCGAGATCCGAGTGAAGAGGAGAAGTTTGATATACACCCTGTTTGGGACGGCAATCAATTAGTCTTAGAGTCTCCATTTCCATTAAGGAGAATTACTCTCATTGAACAGTCCGCTGAAGAGAATGCTTCCTTTAAGGAATTTTATATAAACAACCAACGCATTGAACAAGGAATGGAGGGTCCCTACAAAGTATTTACACCCGATGACCCAGCAAAATTACATCCGCCCATACAAGGAACTTTCACGCATTTTAAAAATGTGAATGGTGATGGCGTTGTCGACAGAGGGACATATAAAATTGTTTTCGAAAAGCCACTATTGGAAGAACAACAAGAGTCTATCAAGATATTAGCAGAACCAGCGATTGATTTTAGAGTGAATTTTAAAAAAGCCACGGGTGAAGAGAATCCTGAATTTTTCTTTGTAGGCAGTAAGATGGTGCTAGAAACCACACTATTGAAGAGTGAAAGTAATGATGAAGAAATCGATTTACGTGCTATTGACGTAAAAAGTTTGTTTGAAGTAGAAGCTGAAATTGACGGGGAGAAGCTTCCCCTTAAATATGATCCTAAGATTAATAAGTTCATCGGGGATTTCGCGTTACCTCAAAAGGAAAAAATTTCTGTCAATGTAAAAATCAATATTAAGGGATTCTATCAAAAAGTAAAGGAATCAAGCATTCAAATTAACCCAACGCGAAAGTTGAGCCTAGTGGCAAATACTGATACCTGGAGTTCATCGTTAGATAAGTTAAACGACGCAGCTCCCTTTGTGATTACTCCTATGGTCAACGGGGAGGAAATGACATCGGAAGAGCTTAAAAAGGTTTTTAAGCAACTAAAAATAGAAACCCCCAGCCATATAAAAATTGAAAAAGAACAAAAAGGGAATCAAATTCTTATTTACCCTAAGAGTTTAACGCCGATCTTCCGAACATCGGTAGGTGACGTACCCCTTCACGTTACCCTACCCGGTCAGTACCCTAATGAAATAGCGGAAGAGACTTTTACACTAAACATTGAGGATATATCACTCTTTAAGAAATATGGAAAGGATGCTATAAAAGCGTTAATCTGGCTTGCCATCCTTGTATATATCATTGGAATCATTATAAAACCAAGGTTTGACAAAAACCACATTTCACTAGAATACAAGCAAAGTAGGAAAAGAGAGAGGCTTCGGGATGCACGTGGAATGACAGAAAACTTCTATACGAATTGGGTTAACAGATGGCTTGTGCCCTATTTGGCGGAAAAAAAGAGTATTGGCGATTTAACATTTAAGGCTGATCGAAAAAAGGACCGCGTTTGGCTCGTGAAAGAATCACAGGACCCAAACCTGATTGTGAGACATGAAAAGCTTGAGGGAAGAAGTAAAAAGGCAGACTTACAGATTTATCATAACGATGAGATTCAAATTGAGAGAAGTAATGACTATTCAATTTATATATTTAAATCCCATTAA